One window of Microcoleus vaginatus PCC 9802 genomic DNA carries:
- a CDS encoding NAD-dependent epimerase/dehydratase family protein, with protein sequence MKVLVIGGDGYCGWATALYLSNKGYEVGILDSFVRRHWDLELCSDTLTPIAPIQQRLQRWQDLTGKSIDLFVGDITNYDFLSKSMRKFAPEAIVHFGEQRSAPFSMIDREHAVLTQVNNVVGTLNLLYAIREDFPDCHLVKLGTMGEYGTPNIDIEEGYITIEHNGRKDTLPYPKQPGSFYHLSKVHDSHNIHFACKIWGLRATDLNQGVVYGVLTDETGMDELLINRLDYDGVFGTALNRFCIQAAIGHPLTVYGSGGQTRSFLDIRDTVRCVELAIANPAEAGQFRVFNQFTEQFSVGDLASLVQKAGMAMGLKVEINNIENPRVEKEEHYFNAKNTNLLDLGLQPHYLSDSLLDSLLNFATKYQHRVDKNQILPKVSWK encoded by the coding sequence ATGAAAGTCCTGGTTATTGGTGGCGATGGCTATTGCGGTTGGGCAACCGCACTCTACCTTTCTAACAAAGGTTACGAAGTTGGCATCCTCGACAGCTTCGTGCGGCGGCACTGGGATCTGGAACTGTGCAGCGACACCCTCACTCCCATCGCACCGATTCAGCAACGACTCCAGCGATGGCAAGATTTAACGGGCAAGTCGATCGACTTGTTCGTCGGTGACATCACCAACTACGATTTTCTCAGCAAAAGCATGAGAAAATTTGCACCAGAGGCGATCGTCCATTTCGGCGAACAGCGTTCGGCACCTTTCTCGATGATCGATCGCGAACACGCAGTCCTCACTCAAGTCAATAACGTCGTCGGGACACTCAACCTGCTGTACGCCATCCGCGAAGACTTCCCCGACTGTCACCTAGTGAAATTGGGGACAATGGGCGAATACGGCACGCCGAATATTGACATTGAAGAAGGCTACATTACGATCGAACACAACGGCCGCAAGGATACACTACCCTATCCCAAACAACCAGGCAGCTTCTACCACCTGTCAAAAGTCCACGACTCCCACAACATCCATTTTGCTTGCAAAATCTGGGGTTTAAGAGCCACCGACTTAAATCAGGGCGTAGTATACGGCGTGCTCACAGATGAAACCGGCATGGACGAACTGTTGATCAACCGTTTGGACTACGACGGAGTATTCGGTACAGCATTGAACAGATTTTGCATCCAAGCTGCGATCGGTCATCCTTTGACGGTTTACGGCAGTGGCGGACAAACCCGCAGTTTCTTAGACATTCGGGATACCGTGCGGTGCGTGGAATTGGCGATCGCCAACCCCGCCGAAGCCGGACAATTCCGCGTATTCAACCAATTCACCGAACAATTCAGCGTCGGCGACTTAGCCTCCTTGGTGCAAAAAGCAGGCATGGCAATGGGATTAAAAGTAGAAATCAACAACATCGAAAATCCCAGAGTCGAGAAAGAAGAACATTATTTCAATGCCAAAAACACCAATTTGCTAGACCTCGGTTTGCAACCGCACTATCTCTCAGATTCCCTGCTCGATTCTCTGCTGAATTTTGCTACAAAATATCAGCACCGTGTCGATAAAAACCAGATTTTGCCGAAAGTTTCTTGGAAGTAA
- a CDS encoding glycosyltransferase family 1 protein: MKIALFTETFLPKIDGIVTRLIHTVDHLQRAGEQVLIFSPDYGIKEYKGARVYGVEGLPLPMYPELKMALPSPAVGRQLEQFKPDIIHVVNPAILGLGGIYYGKKFNIPILASYHTHLPKYLHHYGFGVLEPLLWELLKGAHNQAELNLCTSTAMVEELRTHGIERVDLWQRGVDTEMFVPELASREMRSRLSENNPDSPLLLYVGRLGAEKEIERIKPVLAAIPDARLALVGDGPHRQTLEQYFAGTPTNFVGYLKGQELATAYASADAFIFPSRTETLGLVLLEAMAAGTPVVAARSGGIPDIVTDGVNGYLFDPADEEGSLVATKRLFANPEERETLRHNARREAERWGWAAAAAQLQRYYQSVVFAESMPRAA; encoded by the coding sequence ATGAAAATTGCTCTGTTCACTGAAACATTTCTGCCGAAAATAGACGGCATTGTGACGCGCCTGATTCACACTGTAGATCACTTGCAGCGCGCGGGCGAACAAGTTCTGATATTTTCTCCAGATTACGGGATTAAAGAATACAAAGGCGCCCGAGTTTACGGTGTGGAGGGTTTGCCTTTGCCGATGTACCCGGAATTGAAAATGGCACTTCCTTCTCCGGCTGTCGGTCGCCAATTAGAGCAGTTTAAACCGGATATTATTCACGTTGTCAATCCCGCTATTTTGGGATTGGGCGGTATATATTACGGGAAAAAGTTCAATATTCCGATTTTGGCTTCTTACCACACGCATTTGCCCAAATACTTGCACCACTACGGTTTCGGAGTCCTCGAACCTTTATTGTGGGAACTACTCAAAGGAGCGCACAACCAAGCAGAATTGAATCTGTGTACTTCTACAGCAATGGTGGAGGAATTGAGAACCCACGGCATTGAGCGAGTAGATTTGTGGCAGCGGGGCGTAGATACTGAAATGTTTGTCCCGGAATTGGCAAGTCGAGAAATGCGATCGCGCCTTTCTGAAAATAACCCAGACAGTCCCCTGCTGCTGTACGTCGGCCGCCTCGGTGCAGAAAAAGAAATCGAACGCATCAAACCAGTCCTCGCAGCGATTCCCGACGCCCGCCTCGCCCTAGTGGGAGACGGCCCGCACCGGCAAACCCTGGAACAATATTTTGCCGGTACCCCCACCAATTTTGTCGGCTACCTCAAGGGGCAAGAACTCGCAACAGCTTACGCATCGGCCGACGCCTTCATTTTTCCGTCCCGCACCGAAACCCTGGGCTTAGTGCTCCTAGAAGCAATGGCTGCGGGGACGCCCGTAGTCGCGGCGCGCAGCGGCGGAATTCCCGATATCGTCACCGACGGTGTTAACGGATATTTATTTGACCCCGCCGACGAAGAAGGATCTCTGGTTGCCACCAAGCGTCTGTTTGCCAATCCCGAAGAACGGGAAACCCTGCGCCATAACGCTCGCCGAGAAGCCGAACGCTGGGGTTGGGCCGCCGCCGCCGCACAACTCCAGCGGTACTATCAATCAGTGGTGTTTGCCGAGTCCATGCCCAGAGCGGCCTAA
- a CDS encoding KTSC domain-containing protein — MLFFPGSLTYQEIMKLQAVESSMIEAVGYDETTSNLEVIFKSGKTYRYFEVPKTVYLELMESDSKGSYMLSNVIDCFPYEQVKKRRR; from the coding sequence ATTCTGTTTTTTCCAGGTAGCCTTACTTATCAGGAAATCATGAAACTACAAGCAGTCGAATCTAGCATGATCGAAGCTGTAGGTTATGACGAAACCACGTCTAACCTTGAGGTTATTTTCAAGAGTGGCAAAACCTATCGATACTTTGAAGTTCCCAAGACTGTCTACTTGGAACTGATGGAATCCGATTCCAAAGGTAGTTATATGCTATCCAACGTTATTGATTGTTTTCCCTATGAACAAGTAAAGAAACGACGACGATAA
- a CDS encoding chorismate-binding protein, whose translation MTHSTDIVTLARWMAADFSNQAQAFENPPFFAHIRVCMRPLPVEVLDGLSLYLEQAYDIELNVPYRVRVLKLVPVDDRIEIENYAIENEEQFYGASRDPQRLQEIKKAQLTLLPGCTFITQWTGNSFKGFVEPGKGCMVVRKGKKTYLDSEFEIDQDKFISHDRGRDPETDAHVWGALAGPFEFTRRASFADEIPV comes from the coding sequence ATGACTCATTCCACCGATATCGTCACCCTCGCCCGCTGGATGGCCGCCGACTTCAGCAACCAAGCCCAAGCCTTTGAAAACCCGCCATTCTTCGCCCACATCCGCGTCTGCATGAGGCCTTTGCCGGTCGAAGTTCTGGATGGACTCAGCTTGTACCTAGAACAAGCCTACGATATTGAACTGAATGTACCGTACCGAGTCCGAGTTTTGAAATTAGTCCCGGTGGACGATCGAATCGAGATCGAAAATTATGCCATAGAAAACGAAGAACAATTCTACGGCGCTTCCCGCGACCCGCAACGGCTGCAAGAAATCAAAAAAGCACAACTGACACTGCTTCCCGGCTGCACCTTTATTACGCAGTGGACGGGCAACAGCTTCAAAGGGTTTGTCGAACCAGGAAAAGGCTGCATGGTGGTCAGAAAGGGCAAAAAAACCTATCTAGACAGTGAATTCGAGATTGACCAAGACAAATTTATTAGCCACGATCGCGGACGTGACCCCGAAACCGATGCCCACGTCTGGGGAGCCCTCGCCGGCCCTTTTGAATTCACCCGCCGCGCCAGTTTCGCCGACGAAATTCCGGTTTAA
- a CDS encoding cytochrome b6-f complex subunit 6 produces the protein MTLSGAITYFGIFGGMIGLATVLMFGLRAVKLI, from the coding sequence ATGACTCTTAGCGGAGCAATAACTTATTTTGGGATTTTTGGCGGCATGATCGGCTTGGCGACAGTGCTGATGTTTGGTTTGCGGGCTGTCAAACTCATCTAA
- a CDS encoding 3-dehydroquinate synthase has translation MQSIIKVDLGPQSYNVCVRSGGLDELGSLMGDLSLGKKVLLVSNQSIFRQYGERATAALESAGLEVSSCILPPGEQYKTLNSVQKIYGAALANRLERSSTMVALGGGVVGDMTGFAAATWLRGINVVQVPTSLLAMVDASIGGKTGVNHPLGKNLIGAFHQPRLVLIDPDVLKTLPAREFRSAMAEVIKYGVIWDVELFEMLEDCKRLDQMRYVKADLLAEILSRSCQAKAEVVSKDEKESGLRAILNYGHTIGHAVESLTNYKVINHGEGVAIGMAASSRLAVELGMWDAECDRRQSALIEKAGLPAKLPAGVDVEEILHTLQLDKKVQDGKVRFVLPVRLGEAAVSDRVDGDLIIQVLKEML, from the coding sequence ATGCAATCCATAATTAAAGTTGACTTGGGGCCACAATCTTACAATGTTTGCGTGCGATCGGGCGGCTTAGACGAACTCGGCAGTCTGATGGGCGATCTAAGTTTGGGCAAAAAAGTTCTGTTGGTGTCGAATCAGTCGATTTTTCGGCAGTACGGCGAAAGAGCAACAGCAGCCCTCGAATCGGCCGGTCTGGAAGTCAGTAGCTGCATTTTACCACCGGGAGAACAGTACAAAACTTTAAATTCGGTGCAGAAAATTTACGGTGCGGCTTTGGCAAACCGTTTAGAACGTTCCTCGACAATGGTGGCTTTGGGCGGCGGGGTTGTGGGCGATATGACGGGTTTTGCTGCGGCGACTTGGCTGCGGGGAATTAATGTGGTGCAGGTTCCGACTTCGCTGCTGGCGATGGTTGATGCTTCTATAGGGGGCAAAACGGGGGTAAATCATCCTTTAGGGAAGAATTTAATCGGGGCTTTTCACCAGCCACGTTTGGTGTTAATTGACCCGGATGTACTCAAAACTCTGCCGGCGAGGGAGTTTCGTTCGGCGATGGCGGAAGTGATTAAGTACGGGGTGATTTGGGATGTTGAATTGTTTGAAATGTTGGAGGATTGCAAGCGTTTGGATCAAATGCGCTATGTGAAGGCGGATTTGTTGGCAGAAATTTTGAGCAGGTCTTGCCAAGCTAAGGCTGAGGTGGTAAGCAAAGACGAGAAGGAATCGGGTTTGCGGGCGATTTTGAATTACGGACACACCATCGGTCATGCTGTGGAAAGTTTGACCAATTACAAGGTGATCAATCACGGGGAAGGAGTGGCAATCGGCATGGCTGCATCAAGCCGATTGGCTGTGGAGTTGGGAATGTGGGACGCTGAGTGCGATCGCCGCCAGTCTGCTTTGATTGAAAAAGCGGGTTTACCTGCCAAATTGCCTGCTGGTGTGGATGTTGAGGAAATTTTGCATACTTTGCAACTGGATAAGAAGGTGCAGGATGGCAAGGTGCGGTTTGTGCTGCCCGTGCGCTTGGGTGAGGCTGCTGTGAGCGATCGGGTGGATGGGGATTTGATTATACAAGTTTTGAAGGAAATGCTTTAG